One Oncorhynchus keta strain PuntledgeMale-10-30-2019 chromosome 23, Oket_V2, whole genome shotgun sequence DNA segment encodes these proteins:
- the wls gene encoding protein wntless homolog isoform X4, protein MAGAIIENMSTKKLVIVGVILLLFQAFSFMVGGLIAPSPTTAVHYLATKCVDAVKRHQSGRWFMPWGPNQCDKIQDFDEAMSKKIEANNIVFAVHIPLPNKEMSPWFQFMLVILQFDIAFKMYNQIEDGAVATIDVGVAYRDDMLSEWTEMAHSIERRKLCCNFTTTKTYENEGRYYECDLLPFMELGNVAHKYYLLNIRLPVSERNKINVGIGEIKDIRLVGIHQNGGFTKVWFAMKTFLTPSILIILVWYWRRITLMTRPPVLLEKVIFALGLCMTFINIPVEWFSVGFNWTWMLLFGDIRQGIFYAMLLSFWIIFCGEHLMDHVERNRFSIYWKQVGPIVFGSFCLFIFDMCERGVQLKNPFYSIWASDVGTELAMAFIIVAGICACLYFLFLCFMVFQVFRNISGKRSSLPAMSKARRLHYEGLIFRFKFLMLVTLTCAAMTVIFFIISQVNEGHWHWGDYMVQVNSAFFTGIYGMWNLYVFAIMFLYAPSHKRYGDEQSRGASGEDIQLTTTITHVDGPTEIYKMTGKEAQE, encoded by the exons ATGGCCGGGGCAATTATTGAAAACATGAGCACCAAAAAGTTGGTGATCGTGGGAGTGATTCTGCTTTTGTTCCAAGCGTTTTCTTTTATGGTCGGTGGTTTGATTG CTCCCAGCCCCACCACGGCAGTCCACTACCTGGCTACCAAATGTGTGGACGCGGTCAAACGTCACCAGAGTGGCAGGTGGTTCATGCCCTGGGGCCCTAACCAGTGCGACAAGATCCAGGACTTTGATGAGGCTATGTCCAAGAAGATCGAGGCCAACAACATCGTGTTTGCCGTCCACATCCCCCTGCCCAACAAGGAGATGAGCCCCTGGTTCCAGTTCATGCTGGTCATCTTGCAGTTTGACATCGCCTTCAAAATGTACAACCAGATAG AGGATGGAGCAGTGGCCACCATTGATGTAGGTGTGGCCTACAGGGATGACATGCTCAGTGAATGGACAGAGATGGCCCACTCCATAGAGCGAAGGAAGCTTTGCTGCAACTTCACCACCACCAAG ACGTATGAGAACGAGGGGCGCTACTACGAGTGTGACCTGCTGCCCTTCATGGAACTGGGCAACGTGGCCCACAAGTACTACCTGCTCAACATCCGCCTGCCCGTCAGCGAACGCAATAAGATCAACGTGGGCATCGGGGAGATCAAGGACATCCGTCTGGTG GGTATCCATCAGAACGGCGGTTTCACCAAGGTGTGGTTTGCCATGAAGACCTTCCTCACGCCCAGCATCCTCATCATCTTGGTGTGGTACTGGAGACGCATCACCCTCATGACACGACCTCCTGTGCTGTTGGAAAA GGTGATCTTTGCCCTGGGCTTGTGCATGACTTTCATCAACATCCCGGTGGAGTGGTTCTCTGTGGGCTTCAACTGGACCTGGATGCTGCTGTTCGGGGATATCCGGCAGGGCATCTTCTACGCCATGCTGCTCTCCTTCTGGATCATCTTCTGTGGAGAGCACCTCATG GACCATGTGGAGAGGAACCGTTTCTCGATCTACTGGAAGCAGGTGGGACCCATTGTCTTCGGCTCCTTCTGCCTCTTCATCTTCGACATGTGTGAGAG GGGAGTCCAGTTGAAGAACCCTTTCTACAGTATTTGGGCTTCCGACGTGGGGACCGAGTTGGCT ATGGCGTTCATCATCGTGGCGGGGATCTGTGCCTGTCTCTACTTCCTCTTCCTGTGCTTCATGGTATTCCAAGTGTTCCGCAACATCAGTGGGAAGAGGTCCTCCCTGCCCGCCATGTCCAAGGCCAGACGCCTGCACTATGAG GGGCTCATCTTCCGGTTCAAGTTCCTCATGTTGGTCACTCTGACCTGCGCTGCCATGACTGTCATCTTCTTCATCATCAGTCAG GTGAATGAAGGCCACTGGCACTGGGGAGACTACATGGTGCAGGTGAACAGTGCCTTCTTCACAGGGATCTACGGCATGTGGAACCTCTACGTGTTTGCCATCATGTTCCTGTATGCTCCCTCACACAAACGCTACGGAGACGAGCAGTCCAGGG GAGCCAGTGGGGAGGACATCCAGCtgaccaccaccatcacccatGTGGACGGACCCACCGAGATCTACAAGATGACGGGCAAAGAGGCCCAAGAGTAG
- the wls gene encoding protein wntless homolog isoform X5 encodes MAGAIIENMSTKKLVIVGVILLLFQAFSFMVGGLIAPSPTTAVHYLATKCVDAVKRHQSGRWFMPWGPNQCDKIQDFDEAMSKKIEANNIVFAVHIPLPNKEMSPWFQFMLVILQFDIAFKMYNQIEDGAVATIDVGVAYRDDMLSEWTEMAHSIERRKLCCNFTTTKVNTGHWSVPTVPFPLGLNTSPPPRRMRTRGATTSVTCCPSWNWATWPTSTTCSTSACPSANAIRSTWASGRSRTSVWWVIFALGLCMTFINIPVEWFSVGFNWTWMLLFGDIRQGIFYAMLLSFWIIFCGEHLMDHVERNRFSIYWKQVGPIVFGSFCLFIFDMCERFSATISDVLVFPTRGVQLKNPFYSIWASDVGTELAMAFIIVAGICACLYFLFLCFMVFQVFRNISGKRSSLPAMSKARRLHYEGLIFRFKFLMLVTLTCAAMTVIFFIISQVNEGHWHWGDYMVQVNSAFFTGIYGMWNLYVFAIMFLYAPSHKRYGDEQSRGASGEDIQLTTTITHVDGPTEIYKMTGKEAQE; translated from the exons ATGGCCGGGGCAATTATTGAAAACATGAGCACCAAAAAGTTGGTGATCGTGGGAGTGATTCTGCTTTTGTTCCAAGCGTTTTCTTTTATGGTCGGTGGTTTGATTG CTCCCAGCCCCACCACGGCAGTCCACTACCTGGCTACCAAATGTGTGGACGCGGTCAAACGTCACCAGAGTGGCAGGTGGTTCATGCCCTGGGGCCCTAACCAGTGCGACAAGATCCAGGACTTTGATGAGGCTATGTCCAAGAAGATCGAGGCCAACAACATCGTGTTTGCCGTCCACATCCCCCTGCCCAACAAGGAGATGAGCCCCTGGTTCCAGTTCATGCTGGTCATCTTGCAGTTTGACATCGCCTTCAAAATGTACAACCAGATAG AGGATGGAGCAGTGGCCACCATTGATGTAGGTGTGGCCTACAGGGATGACATGCTCAGTGAATGGACAGAGATGGCCCACTCCATAGAGCGAAGGAAGCTTTGCTGCAACTTCACCACCACCAAGGTAAACACAGGACACTGGAGTGTTCCAACCGTTCCCTTCCCTCTGGGGTTAAACACTTCACCACCACCAAG ACGTATGAGAACGAGGGGCGCTACTACGAGTGTGACCTGCTGCCCTTCATGGAACTGGGCAACGTGGCCCACAAGTACTACCTGCTCAACATCCGCCTGCCCGTCAGCGAACGCAATAAGATCAACGTGGGCATCGGGGAGATCAAGGACATCCGTCTGGTG GGTGATCTTTGCCCTGGGCTTGTGCATGACTTTCATCAACATCCCGGTGGAGTGGTTCTCTGTGGGCTTCAACTGGACCTGGATGCTGCTGTTCGGGGATATCCGGCAGGGCATCTTCTACGCCATGCTGCTCTCCTTCTGGATCATCTTCTGTGGAGAGCACCTCATG GACCATGTGGAGAGGAACCGTTTCTCGATCTACTGGAAGCAGGTGGGACCCATTGTCTTCGGCTCCTTCTGCCTCTTCATCTTCGACATGTGTGAGAG ATTTTCAGCGACCATTTCTGACGTATTGGTTTTCCCCACCAGGGGAGTCCAGTTGAAGAACCCTTTCTACAGTATTTGGGCTTCCGACGTGGGGACCGAGTTGGCT ATGGCGTTCATCATCGTGGCGGGGATCTGTGCCTGTCTCTACTTCCTCTTCCTGTGCTTCATGGTATTCCAAGTGTTCCGCAACATCAGTGGGAAGAGGTCCTCCCTGCCCGCCATGTCCAAGGCCAGACGCCTGCACTATGAG GGGCTCATCTTCCGGTTCAAGTTCCTCATGTTGGTCACTCTGACCTGCGCTGCCATGACTGTCATCTTCTTCATCATCAGTCAG GTGAATGAAGGCCACTGGCACTGGGGAGACTACATGGTGCAGGTGAACAGTGCCTTCTTCACAGGGATCTACGGCATGTGGAACCTCTACGTGTTTGCCATCATGTTCCTGTATGCTCCCTCACACAAACGCTACGGAGACGAGCAGTCCAGGG GAGCCAGTGGGGAGGACATCCAGCtgaccaccaccatcacccatGTGGACGGACCCACCGAGATCTACAAGATGACGGGCAAAGAGGCCCAAGAGTAG
- the wls gene encoding protein wntless homolog isoform X2: MAGAIIENMSTKKLVIVGVILLLFQAFSFMVGGLIAPSPTTAVHYLATKCVDAVKRHQSGRWFMPWGPNQCDKIQDFDEAMSKKIEANNIVFAVHIPLPNKEMSPWFQFMLVILQFDIAFKMYNQIEDGAVATIDVGVAYRDDMLSEWTEMAHSIERRKLCCNFTTTKTYENEGRYYECDLLPFMELGNVAHKYYLLNIRLPVSERNKINVGIGEIKDIRLVGIHQNGGFTKVWFAMKTFLTPSILIILVWYWRRITLMTRPPVLLEKVIFALGLCMTFINIPVEWFSVGFNWTWMLLFGDIRQGIFYAMLLSFWIIFCGEHLMDHVERNRFSIYWKQVGPIVFGSFCLFIFDMCERFSATISDVLVFPTRGVQLKNPFYSIWASDVGTELAMAFIIVAGICACLYFLFLCFMVFQVFRNISGKRSSLPAMSKARRLHYEGLIFRFKFLMLVTLTCAAMTVIFFIISQVNEGHWHWGDYMVQVNSAFFTGIYGMWNLYVFAIMFLYAPSHKRYGDEQSRGASGEDIQLTTTITHVDGPTEIYKMTGKEAQE, encoded by the exons ATGGCCGGGGCAATTATTGAAAACATGAGCACCAAAAAGTTGGTGATCGTGGGAGTGATTCTGCTTTTGTTCCAAGCGTTTTCTTTTATGGTCGGTGGTTTGATTG CTCCCAGCCCCACCACGGCAGTCCACTACCTGGCTACCAAATGTGTGGACGCGGTCAAACGTCACCAGAGTGGCAGGTGGTTCATGCCCTGGGGCCCTAACCAGTGCGACAAGATCCAGGACTTTGATGAGGCTATGTCCAAGAAGATCGAGGCCAACAACATCGTGTTTGCCGTCCACATCCCCCTGCCCAACAAGGAGATGAGCCCCTGGTTCCAGTTCATGCTGGTCATCTTGCAGTTTGACATCGCCTTCAAAATGTACAACCAGATAG AGGATGGAGCAGTGGCCACCATTGATGTAGGTGTGGCCTACAGGGATGACATGCTCAGTGAATGGACAGAGATGGCCCACTCCATAGAGCGAAGGAAGCTTTGCTGCAACTTCACCACCACCAAG ACGTATGAGAACGAGGGGCGCTACTACGAGTGTGACCTGCTGCCCTTCATGGAACTGGGCAACGTGGCCCACAAGTACTACCTGCTCAACATCCGCCTGCCCGTCAGCGAACGCAATAAGATCAACGTGGGCATCGGGGAGATCAAGGACATCCGTCTGGTG GGTATCCATCAGAACGGCGGTTTCACCAAGGTGTGGTTTGCCATGAAGACCTTCCTCACGCCCAGCATCCTCATCATCTTGGTGTGGTACTGGAGACGCATCACCCTCATGACACGACCTCCTGTGCTGTTGGAAAA GGTGATCTTTGCCCTGGGCTTGTGCATGACTTTCATCAACATCCCGGTGGAGTGGTTCTCTGTGGGCTTCAACTGGACCTGGATGCTGCTGTTCGGGGATATCCGGCAGGGCATCTTCTACGCCATGCTGCTCTCCTTCTGGATCATCTTCTGTGGAGAGCACCTCATG GACCATGTGGAGAGGAACCGTTTCTCGATCTACTGGAAGCAGGTGGGACCCATTGTCTTCGGCTCCTTCTGCCTCTTCATCTTCGACATGTGTGAGAG ATTTTCAGCGACCATTTCTGACGTATTGGTTTTCCCCACCAGGGGAGTCCAGTTGAAGAACCCTTTCTACAGTATTTGGGCTTCCGACGTGGGGACCGAGTTGGCT ATGGCGTTCATCATCGTGGCGGGGATCTGTGCCTGTCTCTACTTCCTCTTCCTGTGCTTCATGGTATTCCAAGTGTTCCGCAACATCAGTGGGAAGAGGTCCTCCCTGCCCGCCATGTCCAAGGCCAGACGCCTGCACTATGAG GGGCTCATCTTCCGGTTCAAGTTCCTCATGTTGGTCACTCTGACCTGCGCTGCCATGACTGTCATCTTCTTCATCATCAGTCAG GTGAATGAAGGCCACTGGCACTGGGGAGACTACATGGTGCAGGTGAACAGTGCCTTCTTCACAGGGATCTACGGCATGTGGAACCTCTACGTGTTTGCCATCATGTTCCTGTATGCTCCCTCACACAAACGCTACGGAGACGAGCAGTCCAGGG GAGCCAGTGGGGAGGACATCCAGCtgaccaccaccatcacccatGTGGACGGACCCACCGAGATCTACAAGATGACGGGCAAAGAGGCCCAAGAGTAG
- the wls gene encoding protein wntless homolog isoform X1, whose product MAGAIIENMSTKKLVIVGVILLLFQAFSFMVGGLIAPSPTTAVHYLATKCVDAVKRHQSGRWFMPWGPNQCDKIQDFDEAMSKKIEANNIVFAVHIPLPNKEMSPWFQFMLVILQFDIAFKMYNQIEDGAVATIDVGVAYRDDMLSEWTEMAHSIERRKLCCNFTTTKTYENEGRYYECDLLPFMELGNVAHKYYLLNIRLPVSERNKINVGIGEIKDIRLVVSSGIHQNGGFTKVWFAMKTFLTPSILIILVWYWRRITLMTRPPVLLEKVIFALGLCMTFINIPVEWFSVGFNWTWMLLFGDIRQGIFYAMLLSFWIIFCGEHLMDHVERNRFSIYWKQVGPIVFGSFCLFIFDMCERFSATISDVLVFPTRGVQLKNPFYSIWASDVGTELAMAFIIVAGICACLYFLFLCFMVFQVFRNISGKRSSLPAMSKARRLHYEGLIFRFKFLMLVTLTCAAMTVIFFIISQVNEGHWHWGDYMVQVNSAFFTGIYGMWNLYVFAIMFLYAPSHKRYGDEQSRGASGEDIQLTTTITHVDGPTEIYKMTGKEAQE is encoded by the exons ATGGCCGGGGCAATTATTGAAAACATGAGCACCAAAAAGTTGGTGATCGTGGGAGTGATTCTGCTTTTGTTCCAAGCGTTTTCTTTTATGGTCGGTGGTTTGATTG CTCCCAGCCCCACCACGGCAGTCCACTACCTGGCTACCAAATGTGTGGACGCGGTCAAACGTCACCAGAGTGGCAGGTGGTTCATGCCCTGGGGCCCTAACCAGTGCGACAAGATCCAGGACTTTGATGAGGCTATGTCCAAGAAGATCGAGGCCAACAACATCGTGTTTGCCGTCCACATCCCCCTGCCCAACAAGGAGATGAGCCCCTGGTTCCAGTTCATGCTGGTCATCTTGCAGTTTGACATCGCCTTCAAAATGTACAACCAGATAG AGGATGGAGCAGTGGCCACCATTGATGTAGGTGTGGCCTACAGGGATGACATGCTCAGTGAATGGACAGAGATGGCCCACTCCATAGAGCGAAGGAAGCTTTGCTGCAACTTCACCACCACCAAG ACGTATGAGAACGAGGGGCGCTACTACGAGTGTGACCTGCTGCCCTTCATGGAACTGGGCAACGTGGCCCACAAGTACTACCTGCTCAACATCCGCCTGCCCGTCAGCGAACGCAATAAGATCAACGTGGGCATCGGGGAGATCAAGGACATCCGTCTGGTGGTTAGTAGT GGTATCCATCAGAACGGCGGTTTCACCAAGGTGTGGTTTGCCATGAAGACCTTCCTCACGCCCAGCATCCTCATCATCTTGGTGTGGTACTGGAGACGCATCACCCTCATGACACGACCTCCTGTGCTGTTGGAAAA GGTGATCTTTGCCCTGGGCTTGTGCATGACTTTCATCAACATCCCGGTGGAGTGGTTCTCTGTGGGCTTCAACTGGACCTGGATGCTGCTGTTCGGGGATATCCGGCAGGGCATCTTCTACGCCATGCTGCTCTCCTTCTGGATCATCTTCTGTGGAGAGCACCTCATG GACCATGTGGAGAGGAACCGTTTCTCGATCTACTGGAAGCAGGTGGGACCCATTGTCTTCGGCTCCTTCTGCCTCTTCATCTTCGACATGTGTGAGAG ATTTTCAGCGACCATTTCTGACGTATTGGTTTTCCCCACCAGGGGAGTCCAGTTGAAGAACCCTTTCTACAGTATTTGGGCTTCCGACGTGGGGACCGAGTTGGCT ATGGCGTTCATCATCGTGGCGGGGATCTGTGCCTGTCTCTACTTCCTCTTCCTGTGCTTCATGGTATTCCAAGTGTTCCGCAACATCAGTGGGAAGAGGTCCTCCCTGCCCGCCATGTCCAAGGCCAGACGCCTGCACTATGAG GGGCTCATCTTCCGGTTCAAGTTCCTCATGTTGGTCACTCTGACCTGCGCTGCCATGACTGTCATCTTCTTCATCATCAGTCAG GTGAATGAAGGCCACTGGCACTGGGGAGACTACATGGTGCAGGTGAACAGTGCCTTCTTCACAGGGATCTACGGCATGTGGAACCTCTACGTGTTTGCCATCATGTTCCTGTATGCTCCCTCACACAAACGCTACGGAGACGAGCAGTCCAGGG GAGCCAGTGGGGAGGACATCCAGCtgaccaccaccatcacccatGTGGACGGACCCACCGAGATCTACAAGATGACGGGCAAAGAGGCCCAAGAGTAG
- the wls gene encoding protein wntless homolog isoform X3 — protein MAGAIIENMSTKKLVIVGVILLLFQAFSFMVGGLIAPSPTTAVHYLATKCVDAVKRHQSGRWFMPWGPNQCDKIQDFDEAMSKKIEANNIVFAVHIPLPNKEMSPWFQFMLVILQFDIAFKMYNQIEDGAVATIDVGVAYRDDMLSEWTEMAHSIERRKLCCNFTTTKTYENEGRYYECDLLPFMELGNVAHKYYLLNIRLPVSERNKINVGIGEIKDIRLVVSSGIHQNGGFTKVWFAMKTFLTPSILIILVWYWRRITLMTRPPVLLEKVIFALGLCMTFINIPVEWFSVGFNWTWMLLFGDIRQGIFYAMLLSFWIIFCGEHLMDHVERNRFSIYWKQVGPIVFGSFCLFIFDMCERGVQLKNPFYSIWASDVGTELAMAFIIVAGICACLYFLFLCFMVFQVFRNISGKRSSLPAMSKARRLHYEGLIFRFKFLMLVTLTCAAMTVIFFIISQVNEGHWHWGDYMVQVNSAFFTGIYGMWNLYVFAIMFLYAPSHKRYGDEQSRGASGEDIQLTTTITHVDGPTEIYKMTGKEAQE, from the exons ATGGCCGGGGCAATTATTGAAAACATGAGCACCAAAAAGTTGGTGATCGTGGGAGTGATTCTGCTTTTGTTCCAAGCGTTTTCTTTTATGGTCGGTGGTTTGATTG CTCCCAGCCCCACCACGGCAGTCCACTACCTGGCTACCAAATGTGTGGACGCGGTCAAACGTCACCAGAGTGGCAGGTGGTTCATGCCCTGGGGCCCTAACCAGTGCGACAAGATCCAGGACTTTGATGAGGCTATGTCCAAGAAGATCGAGGCCAACAACATCGTGTTTGCCGTCCACATCCCCCTGCCCAACAAGGAGATGAGCCCCTGGTTCCAGTTCATGCTGGTCATCTTGCAGTTTGACATCGCCTTCAAAATGTACAACCAGATAG AGGATGGAGCAGTGGCCACCATTGATGTAGGTGTGGCCTACAGGGATGACATGCTCAGTGAATGGACAGAGATGGCCCACTCCATAGAGCGAAGGAAGCTTTGCTGCAACTTCACCACCACCAAG ACGTATGAGAACGAGGGGCGCTACTACGAGTGTGACCTGCTGCCCTTCATGGAACTGGGCAACGTGGCCCACAAGTACTACCTGCTCAACATCCGCCTGCCCGTCAGCGAACGCAATAAGATCAACGTGGGCATCGGGGAGATCAAGGACATCCGTCTGGTGGTTAGTAGT GGTATCCATCAGAACGGCGGTTTCACCAAGGTGTGGTTTGCCATGAAGACCTTCCTCACGCCCAGCATCCTCATCATCTTGGTGTGGTACTGGAGACGCATCACCCTCATGACACGACCTCCTGTGCTGTTGGAAAA GGTGATCTTTGCCCTGGGCTTGTGCATGACTTTCATCAACATCCCGGTGGAGTGGTTCTCTGTGGGCTTCAACTGGACCTGGATGCTGCTGTTCGGGGATATCCGGCAGGGCATCTTCTACGCCATGCTGCTCTCCTTCTGGATCATCTTCTGTGGAGAGCACCTCATG GACCATGTGGAGAGGAACCGTTTCTCGATCTACTGGAAGCAGGTGGGACCCATTGTCTTCGGCTCCTTCTGCCTCTTCATCTTCGACATGTGTGAGAG GGGAGTCCAGTTGAAGAACCCTTTCTACAGTATTTGGGCTTCCGACGTGGGGACCGAGTTGGCT ATGGCGTTCATCATCGTGGCGGGGATCTGTGCCTGTCTCTACTTCCTCTTCCTGTGCTTCATGGTATTCCAAGTGTTCCGCAACATCAGTGGGAAGAGGTCCTCCCTGCCCGCCATGTCCAAGGCCAGACGCCTGCACTATGAG GGGCTCATCTTCCGGTTCAAGTTCCTCATGTTGGTCACTCTGACCTGCGCTGCCATGACTGTCATCTTCTTCATCATCAGTCAG GTGAATGAAGGCCACTGGCACTGGGGAGACTACATGGTGCAGGTGAACAGTGCCTTCTTCACAGGGATCTACGGCATGTGGAACCTCTACGTGTTTGCCATCATGTTCCTGTATGCTCCCTCACACAAACGCTACGGAGACGAGCAGTCCAGGG GAGCCAGTGGGGAGGACATCCAGCtgaccaccaccatcacccatGTGGACGGACCCACCGAGATCTACAAGATGACGGGCAAAGAGGCCCAAGAGTAG
- the wls gene encoding protein wntless homolog isoform X6: MDRDGPLHRAKEALLQLHHHQGKHRTLECSNRSLPSGVKHFTTTKTYENEGRYYECDLLPFMELGNVAHKYYLLNIRLPVSERNKINVGIGEIKDIRLVVSSGIHQNGGFTKVWFAMKTFLTPSILIILVWYWRRITLMTRPPVLLEKVIFALGLCMTFINIPVEWFSVGFNWTWMLLFGDIRQGIFYAMLLSFWIIFCGEHLMDHVERNRFSIYWKQVGPIVFGSFCLFIFDMCERFSATISDVLVFPTRGVQLKNPFYSIWASDVGTELAMAFIIVAGICACLYFLFLCFMVFQVFRNISGKRSSLPAMSKARRLHYEGLIFRFKFLMLVTLTCAAMTVIFFIISQVNEGHWHWGDYMVQVNSAFFTGIYGMWNLYVFAIMFLYAPSHKRYGDEQSRGASGEDIQLTTTITHVDGPTEIYKMTGKEAQE; encoded by the exons ATGGACAGAGATGGCCCACTCCATAGAGCGAAGGAAGCTTTGCTGCAACTTCACCACCACCAAGGTAAACACAGGACACTGGAGTGTTCCAACCGTTCCCTTCCCTCTGGGGTTAAACACTTCACCACCACCAAG ACGTATGAGAACGAGGGGCGCTACTACGAGTGTGACCTGCTGCCCTTCATGGAACTGGGCAACGTGGCCCACAAGTACTACCTGCTCAACATCCGCCTGCCCGTCAGCGAACGCAATAAGATCAACGTGGGCATCGGGGAGATCAAGGACATCCGTCTGGTGGTTAGTAGT GGTATCCATCAGAACGGCGGTTTCACCAAGGTGTGGTTTGCCATGAAGACCTTCCTCACGCCCAGCATCCTCATCATCTTGGTGTGGTACTGGAGACGCATCACCCTCATGACACGACCTCCTGTGCTGTTGGAAAA GGTGATCTTTGCCCTGGGCTTGTGCATGACTTTCATCAACATCCCGGTGGAGTGGTTCTCTGTGGGCTTCAACTGGACCTGGATGCTGCTGTTCGGGGATATCCGGCAGGGCATCTTCTACGCCATGCTGCTCTCCTTCTGGATCATCTTCTGTGGAGAGCACCTCATG GACCATGTGGAGAGGAACCGTTTCTCGATCTACTGGAAGCAGGTGGGACCCATTGTCTTCGGCTCCTTCTGCCTCTTCATCTTCGACATGTGTGAGAG ATTTTCAGCGACCATTTCTGACGTATTGGTTTTCCCCACCAGGGGAGTCCAGTTGAAGAACCCTTTCTACAGTATTTGGGCTTCCGACGTGGGGACCGAGTTGGCT ATGGCGTTCATCATCGTGGCGGGGATCTGTGCCTGTCTCTACTTCCTCTTCCTGTGCTTCATGGTATTCCAAGTGTTCCGCAACATCAGTGGGAAGAGGTCCTCCCTGCCCGCCATGTCCAAGGCCAGACGCCTGCACTATGAG GGGCTCATCTTCCGGTTCAAGTTCCTCATGTTGGTCACTCTGACCTGCGCTGCCATGACTGTCATCTTCTTCATCATCAGTCAG GTGAATGAAGGCCACTGGCACTGGGGAGACTACATGGTGCAGGTGAACAGTGCCTTCTTCACAGGGATCTACGGCATGTGGAACCTCTACGTGTTTGCCATCATGTTCCTGTATGCTCCCTCACACAAACGCTACGGAGACGAGCAGTCCAGGG GAGCCAGTGGGGAGGACATCCAGCtgaccaccaccatcacccatGTGGACGGACCCACCGAGATCTACAAGATGACGGGCAAAGAGGCCCAAGAGTAG